AAGGGTGATATGGCGGAATAGCTGCCAGTTGCTGGCCCCGTCAATGCGAGCGGCCTCGTAGTAGTCGCGGGGGATGTTTTGCAGACCCGCCAAGAACAACACCACCTGAAAACCCAGGTTTTGCCATACTACAATCATCGTCACGGTTGCCAAGGCCTGCGAAGGCTTGGTCAAAAAAGGTTGAGGAGGGATACCAAACACACTCAGGATCTCGTTGACAATGCCGAAGTTGGGCGAGAGCATCCAGCTAAACACCCAGGCAATCGCCGCCGCGGGGGTGACGTAAGGCGCAAAATAGATGGCCCGAAACACGTCACGAAAACGAGTGACTGCGTTGAGCATGAGGGCAATGCAAAGCCCTAATAGCAGTTGCAACGGGACGCCCAACAAGGTGTAGGCCAGCGTGTTCTGCAAGGCTTTGAGCAGCAGCCGATCGTCCAACATCTGATGGTAGTGTTCCAGCCCTACGAAAGGCCTTTTGCTGGGGTCGGCGTGCCAGTCAAATAGCGAAAGCCAAAGGGCCTGAAACGCAGGCCAGATGCGGATGAACAAGAAGAAGGCCAGCGGGATGGCCAGGAAAGCAAAAGCCCATAGCGCTTCGCGGGTGGCCAGCGATATCCCTCGTTTGGCGGGTTCGATTGGTTTGTTCATGGTGGGGTACGAGGGTGATGGACGGGCGAGTGGGTCGGTAGATCGGCTTGGGCAAGCTCGTGCCGGGGCTCTCTAAGCTGGATTAGCCCAACGTTTGGACAGCCAGCTATCGGTGGCCTTGCGCTGCACAGTGACACAACCAGCGCGATAGCTCCAGATTATTGTCGGCTGCGCCAGCCGTACGCAGACCTCGTTACTTCCAGAAGTTGTCCAGCAGCTTTTGCTCCTCGGCCACGGCCATTCGCCAGGACTCCGCCGGGTCTTTGTTTTCCAACAGCACCCGGTTGATGGCATCGGTCATGACTTTGCGTTGCCCAATTTCATCTACAAAAGGCGTGGCTTTGGCATAGGCCAGCGAGAGCACGAAGGGGCCAAAGACCTTGTCCAAGGTGAGCTTAGGGTCTTTGATCAGGCTTTTGCGGGCGGGCAGCTCGCCTACCTTCTCGAGCCAGTAGCGCTGTGTATCTTCCGAGACCAAAAACTCCAAAAACTTAAGCGAGGCGGCTTGCTTGGGCCCGGTGGCCAGGGGGGTCAGGCCGTGCATCCAGAAGGAGCCATAGTTCACCTTGCGCGCACCGGCTTTTTGCAGGGGTAGCTCGGCGACGCCCCAGTTGAACTTGGCCCCGTTGCGGATGGTGCCGATGGCAAAAGAACCGTCAATAATCATGCCCACTTTGCCAGCGATAAAGGCGTCGCGGTAGGCGTTGTTGCCAGGGAATAACTGGTTGCCCAGGGTGCCCACGTTGTATTTCTTGAGCCAGTCGGTATAGAAGGTGAAGGCTTTGAGGCCAGCGGCATCGCCATAGAGCACCTTGCGCCCATCGTCGGAGTAGGGCCGCCCGCCAAACTGCCGGATCAGTACCTCGCGCACCAGGTGGTGGTCTTGCCCATCGGGGGCCATGGCGTAGCCCAGTTGGGTGAACTTGTTGCCGTCCTTGATGGTGAGCTTAGCTGCGATGTTGAGGAACTCATCCCAGGTTTTGGGCGGGTTTTTGAAACCGGCGGCGTTGAGCAGGTCACGGTTGTAGAAGAGCGCCAGCGAACGCACCGCCGTGGGCATACCATACAGTTTGCCGCCCACTTTGGCAGCCTGGGCCAGGCTGGAGAACTCGCTGTCCAGCACCTTGATGTACTCATTGGGCATGGGTTGCAGATAGCCGGCCTTGACCCAGGTGGGCAGCCAGCCATAGAACAGGTTGACCACATCGGGCCCCTGGCCGGCAGGAATCGAAGAGGCCACCTTTTGCTGATAGGCGTCGAAGGGGAAGGTCTGGTGCTGTACCTTGATGCCAGGGTTGGCCGCCTCGAACCGCTTGATGAGCTCGTCTATGGCCTCCACTTTGCTCCTGAAGTCGTATTGCCAGTAGGTGATGGTGACCGAACCCTGGGCCAGCGCCGCTCCCAACAGGGCGACCAAGATGAACAAAGCTCTGCGCATGAACTTCCTCCTTCAACCTCGAGGGGTCGTAGGCGATTATACGGCGAATCTGCCCCTGGCCCAAAAGCCCTCCTGCTGGCTTGCGGGAAGTGAAGATTATTCGCTTAACGGAGGGGCTGCTGTGTTTCCGTGGGGGATGAGCTCGAGCTGTCGCCCCTGCGGGGTGGGGGTCAGGCGAATTTCCAGGCTATCGGGAAACACCTCGGGCTTCCCCCATTCGATGAGGATCAGGCGAGCCTCGGGCAGGTAGTCCTCGAGGCCCAAGTGATAAAGCTCCTCCTGGTCGGCCATGCGGTAGGCGTCAATGTGAACAAGCAGGCCCTCTGCGGTGGGGTATTCGTGGATCAGGGTGTAGGTGGGACTGGTAACCTCACCTTTGAACCCCAGGGCCTCGGCGATGAACTTCACCAGGGTGGTCTTGCCTGCCCCCATGGGCCCCGTAAGCAGCACCAGCGCCCCTTTGGGCAGGCGCTGTACGAGCTGTTGGGCAAAGGAACGGGTATCTTCCAGATGCTTCAGAAGCACGTCTACTAGCTTATCGCGGTTGCGTAGTTGAGCCTATGCTTCCAATCCGCTGGAACCTCGGGTGTCATAATTGCGCGGTCATGTCGAAGAACGCCTCTATTCCCTTCATCCTGATTTCGGTACTTATCAACGTGATGGGCCTGGGTTTGGTCATTCCAGTCTTGCCCAAGCTCATCGAGACCCTGGCGGGGGGCGTGGAGCTGGGGGCCCGGCTCAACGGCCTGTTTTTTGCGGTATATGCAGTGATGCAGTTTGCCTTTGGCCCCATTCTGGGCATGCTTTCCGACCGCTACGGGCGCCGCCCGGTGCTGCTGGCCTCGCTGGTGGGGACTGGCGTGGATTATTTGATTGCCGCCCTCACCCAGTCCATCTGGGTGCTGTTTGCGGCTCGAGTGATTGCCGGAGCCCTGGGGGCCAGCCTCTCCACTGCCAACGCCTACATTGCCGATATCTCCAAGCCCGAAGAGCGCGCCCGCAACTTTGGCCTGATTGGGGCCACCTTCGGGATGGGTTTCGTGTTGGGCCCGGTGCTGGGGGGATTTTTGGGCAATATCGACCTGCGCCTGCCCTTCTACTTTGCTGCAGGGCTGGCTTTTCTGAACTTCCTGTATGGCTACTTCGTGCTGCCCGAGTCGTTGAAGCCCGAAAACCGCAGTACCCAGACCCGCTCGCTCAACCCGTTTGTGGCCCTCCTGGTCTTGCGGAAAACCCCTATCCTGCGGGGCTTATCCCTAAGCCTCTCGCTTATCTTTCTGGCTTTTGGGATTCTGCAGAGCGTGTGGGTGCTGTACACCGCCTACAAGTTCGGCTGGAGGCCGCTCGAGGTGGGCTTATCGCTGTTTCTGGTGGGGTTGGGCGGGGTGATTGTACAGGCCGGGTTGGTCAGGCCGGTGGTGGCCCGCCTGGGCGAGCGCCGGGCGCTGACCCTGGCCCAGAGCGTGGGGTTTTTCTCCTTTACCCTGTATGGCCTGGCCACCCAGGGCTGGATGATGTACGCCACCATCGCCCTGGCCGCTTTGAGCAACCTGGGCCAGCCCCTCATCCAGTCCTTTCTAACCCGCGAGGTCTCGCCGCAGGAGCAAGGAACCCTGCAAGGGGCCCTGGCCGGGCTGCAAAGCCTGACGGTGGCGGTGGGGGGGTTGCTGGGCGGGGTGCTGTTTTCCCTGGTGGCCAAGCCCGACCTGGCCTACGGGCTGCTGGGGCTGCCCTTTTTTGCTGGGGCCATGCTCTATGCGGTGGCGGCGGCCAATACGGCCCGCCTGTTTCGCTCGCTTCGGCAAGGCTAGCGGCGCTTTGTCGGCGCCTGTCAGGTTGGCCTGGGAGATCAAGCCTTTGTTTTGTTGACGGCTTCTTGCCCTCTTTTCGCTGTCCATCGCTCCAAGAGGGGGGCAAGAAACTTGCTTTTGGGGCAACCGCTCAGCGGTAGATGTCCCGCCGGTGGCCCACCCGCAAGACCAGAATGCTGATGCTTTGGTCGCGGATGTGGCAGACCAGCCGGTAATCGCCCACGCGGTACTTCCAGAATTTGCCCAGCTCCGGCCCGTGCAAGGCTTCTCCAATGCTGCGCGGGTCATCCAGAACCGCCACCCGCTCGCGCAAGAAGCGCAGGATGCGGCGGGCTGCCTCGGGGTCTAGCTTTCCAAGCTCTTTCTCGGCTCGCGGGTCGAACTCAATCCTGTAGCCCAAGGCGGCGCTCCACTTCGTCTAAGGGGATGGCGGGGAGGTGAGCCTCGAGCCGTTTTACCGCAAGGTAATAGTCCTCGAGATCGTCCAGGTGCTCCAGGATGGCCTGGCGCACGTAGTAGCTCTTGCTGCGCCCGGTCTTCTGGGCGAGCTTTTCGAGGCGCTCCTCGATTTCCCTGGGCAAGCGGATGGCAAGCATTGCTTTACAAGTATAGCACTATACCGCCAGCCTAACTTCCAGGCCCGGGTGGGTGGTTCCTGTCTTCTGCCACAGCGCTGAACGCAGTTCTTATCCCCGACCTGGCAAGGGGGGCGGCCATGCCAAGGCCCTGGCTTATAGCTGGAGCCTGGTCAGACCAGACCTGATATGCTGAGGGTATGGCTGTGGTAACCAACATCTCCGAGGCCAAGGCCCGGCTCTCCCAGCTGGTGGAACGGGCCGAGCGCGGCGAGACCATCATCATCGGGCGCAACGACCGCCCGGTAGCCATGCTGGTGCCCTACCAGGAGACCAGGGAGCCGCGTCCTTTGGGGGGACTCAAGGGGCAGATCTGGATTGCGCCGGACTTCGACGCGTGCGATCAGGAGATCCAGCGCATCTTCGAGGGGGGCGAGGTTGAACCTGCTTCTTGATACCCACATGCTGTTGTGGGCATTTGCAGATGATCCACGGCTTTCTCCTGAGGCCCGCGACCTCATCACCGATGGCGAAAACCTGGTCTAAGCCAGTGCGGCTTCCGCCTGGGAAATCGCCATCAAAAAAGCCCTGGGTAAGCTCAGCCTGCCCGGGGATTTCGAAGCCCACCTGCGCTACCACCGCTATACCCCCCTTCCCATCAGCGTATCCCACGCCCTGGCTGTGGAAACCCTGCCCCAGTACCACAGCGATCCTTTCGACCGGCTCCTGATTGCTCAGGCCCGCCAGGAGCGGCTGGTTCTGCTCACTGCCGACCACCGGCTTAGCCGATACGGAGACTGGGTGCGGCCCATCTAGACCACATCCCTGGATTTTGTCCGGCCCGAATGCATATACAGCCCCAACCTCGCCCAACTTCCGTCACCAACCCCTACCTCACACAACACGGTTTGGAGGCGGCCTCTAAAAAAAGGCCATTATAGCCAGGCCTGGTCGTTCCAGGCGCAATGGGAAGACTTCCCCGCGGGCGCAGGGCTCGAGGGGGTACGGTTTTGGAATCAGCAAGCGGAACCTTTTGGCTAGACGGCCATCAAACCTGGTAGCGGGTGTAGGGGTTTTCGTGCGGTGGCCCGTCGGAAATCCACAGCTCCAGAGTGCCCAGGTTCATAATCACCGAAGCCAGGGTGCGGTAGGGTTCGCCTAGCGCGTATTCCTCCTGACTGGCGGTGCGGCAGACCGCGTAGGGTGCCCCCTCCCGATCACGCAGTGCAGCTTGCAGGTCTTCCAGGCCGGGTTTTTCCACCTGAGCAAGCCGCAGGGCCAGCCGTTCGGCCCGGTGGTGTGAGCGGTCGAGCCACTCGATGGGCGGCACCTCGATGCCGAAGCGCTCGGGGGCCAGGTAGTGGTTGGCGTGCACCAGCTGGCGTGGGTCTTCCCACTGAGCCACCCCGCTGGGCGAGACCTCGAGGTCGAGGGCTTGGGTGCCCTGCCCCAGCAGGAAATTGCCTGAAGCGGTACGGGGTTCTTCCAGCACCACGGCTTGAGCGGCCCGTAAGGTTTTCTGCCGCAGCACCTCGTAGGTGCGCAGGTGGAAGGGCTTGCCCAGCCCGGCCCAGTTGTCGCCCAGCGAGACCAGCCCGTTGATGCACAGGCCCAGGCCGTGGGAGTTGAGCCCGATCTTGCCGCCAAAGATGCCCGCCTCGGTAAAGGCCAGTATCCGGGTTCCGTCGGGCTCGGTGATGTGCTGCAGGGCCCCCTGCACCCCTTCCATCCAGTCCCAGTTCTGGCCCAGCCACAGGTGGCCGTCGGCGCTGTGGGCGGGCATCAGGGCAAAAGCGGTGCAGCCGTTGGGGGCCTCGTGGGGTAGGTAGACCGGGGGGGTGTCCTGGGCAAACTGGTAATAGATGATCTCGTAGCGCACGTTGAGGGTGGCGATGTCCACCAGCGGCTGGCCCGACCCTGCTGCGATGCCCTCGAGGCCCCTGGCATAACCTGGGTTTTGTTGCCGGATGGCCTGGAGGTAGCGCGCCCCCCGCTCGCGGGCCTCGGTGGGGGAGAGCTTGCACTCGACCTCGAAGCGGCGGAAGTAGAGCTCGAGGTTGTGGGCAATCCGCTCGGCCCAGGCCGCACCCTGCTGGTGGCCCTGGTCGTAAGGGGGGCCGGAGAGTCGCAAATAGGGCAGCATATCCCCTGCCATTATGCGCCCTGGCGGCTCAGATTGAACACAAAGCCTGGCCCACCCCGCCGCAGGGCGTGGTTCACGCTCAGACAAGCCTCGGTTGTACTCCGGCGGAACCATCTGAGGAGGCAGCCCTTTATGTCGCAGACGACGTAATGCACCGCCGAAAAGTGTATCATCCGGGGCATGAAAGTGCCGCTTGGTAAGCTTTTCTGGGCGTTTTTGCAGGTGGGGCTGGTGGCTTTTGGCGGTGGGGGCACGGCCCAGCTGTACCAGGCC
This Meiothermus cerbereus DSM 11376 DNA region includes the following protein-coding sequences:
- a CDS encoding carbohydrate ABC transporter permease, whose amino-acid sequence is MNKPIEPAKRGISLATREALWAFAFLAIPLAFFLFIRIWPAFQALWLSLFDWHADPSKRPFVGLEHYHQMLDDRLLLKALQNTLAYTLLGVPLQLLLGLCIALMLNAVTRFRDVFRAIYFAPYVTPAAAIAWVFSWMLSPNFGIVNEILSVFGIPPQPFLTKPSQALATVTMIVVWQNLGFQVVLFLAGLQNIPRDYYEAARIDGASNWQLFRHITLPLLNPVMVFSAVIGTIGFLQLFTQVVNLNFTDQGGPLGSTLTLALYIYQQAFARFDLGYAAAITVLLFVIILFITLVQLRLLSRRVEY
- a CDS encoding extracellular solute-binding protein; translated protein: MRRALFILVALLGAALAQGSVTITYWQYDFRSKVEAIDELIKRFEAANPGIKVQHQTFPFDAYQQKVASSIPAGQGPDVVNLFYGWLPTWVKAGYLQPMPNEYIKVLDSEFSSLAQAAKVGGKLYGMPTAVRSLALFYNRDLLNAAGFKNPPKTWDEFLNIAAKLTIKDGNKFTQLGYAMAPDGQDHHLVREVLIRQFGGRPYSDDGRKVLYGDAAGLKAFTFYTDWLKKYNVGTLGNQLFPGNNAYRDAFIAGKVGMIIDGSFAIGTIRNGAKFNWGVAELPLQKAGARKVNYGSFWMHGLTPLATGPKQAASLKFLEFLVSEDTQRYWLEKVGELPARKSLIKDPKLTLDKVFGPFVLSLAYAKATPFVDEIGQRKVMTDAINRVLLENKDPAESWRMAVAEEQKLLDNFWK
- the tsaE gene encoding tRNA (adenosine(37)-N6)-threonylcarbamoyltransferase complex ATPase subunit type 1 TsaE gives rise to the protein MLLKHLEDTRSFAQQLVQRLPKGALVLLTGPMGAGKTTLVKFIAEALGFKGEVTSPTYTLIHEYPTAEGLLVHIDAYRMADQEELYHLGLEDYLPEARLILIEWGKPEVFPDSLEIRLTPTPQGRQLELIPHGNTAAPPLSE
- a CDS encoding TCR/Tet family MFS transporter; this encodes MSKNASIPFILISVLINVMGLGLVIPVLPKLIETLAGGVELGARLNGLFFAVYAVMQFAFGPILGMLSDRYGRRPVLLASLVGTGVDYLIAALTQSIWVLFAARVIAGALGASLSTANAYIADISKPEERARNFGLIGATFGMGFVLGPVLGGFLGNIDLRLPFYFAAGLAFLNFLYGYFVLPESLKPENRSTQTRSLNPFVALLVLRKTPILRGLSLSLSLIFLAFGILQSVWVLYTAYKFGWRPLEVGLSLFLVGLGGVIVQAGLVRPVVARLGERRALTLAQSVGFFSFTLYGLATQGWMMYATIALAALSNLGQPLIQSFLTREVSPQEQGTLQGALAGLQSLTVAVGGLLGGVLFSLVAKPDLAYGLLGLPFFAGAMLYAVAAANTARLFRSLRQG
- a CDS encoding type II toxin-antitoxin system RelE family toxin, which encodes MGYRIEFDPRAEKELGKLDPEAARRILRFLRERVAVLDDPRSIGEALHGPELGKFWKYRVGDYRLVCHIRDQSISILVLRVGHRRDIYR
- the relB gene encoding type II toxin-antitoxin system RelB family antitoxin, which translates into the protein MLAIRLPREIEERLEKLAQKTGRSKSYYVRQAILEHLDDLEDYYLAVKRLEAHLPAIPLDEVERRLGLQD
- a CDS encoding type II toxin-antitoxin system Phd/YefM family antitoxin; translation: MAVVTNISEAKARLSQLVERAERGETIIIGRNDRPVAMLVPYQETREPRPLGGLKGQIWIAPDFDACDQEIQRIFEGGEVEPAS
- a CDS encoding C45 family autoproteolytic acyltransferase/hydolase; the protein is MLPYLRLSGPPYDQGHQQGAAWAERIAHNLELYFRRFEVECKLSPTEARERGARYLQAIRQQNPGYARGLEGIAAGSGQPLVDIATLNVRYEIIYYQFAQDTPPVYLPHEAPNGCTAFALMPAHSADGHLWLGQNWDWMEGVQGALQHITEPDGTRILAFTEAGIFGGKIGLNSHGLGLCINGLVSLGDNWAGLGKPFHLRTYEVLRQKTLRAAQAVVLEEPRTASGNFLLGQGTQALDLEVSPSGVAQWEDPRQLVHANHYLAPERFGIEVPPIEWLDRSHHRAERLALRLAQVEKPGLEDLQAALRDREGAPYAVCRTASQEEYALGEPYRTLASVIMNLGTLELWISDGPPHENPYTRYQV